One genomic segment of Candidatus Thermoplasmatota archaeon includes these proteins:
- a CDS encoding GTP-binding protein, with protein MDKGHSLEYDAPIKMKVCFVGDFAVGKTSVAERFVHNRFRSAYVPTIGTQILKKQFTLGHPSRKGTIQIDMVIWDIMGQKGFRELLNEAYFHGTRAVLAVCDVTREETLDNLTYWIDAVYNVTGPIPVRILGNKWDLKNQLEMDEADITAMAEKYDTGYSLTSARTGKDVETAFYALAEKYIIEKFATSKDHQAEEFPITPAGQSRGKSLAE; from the coding sequence ATGGACAAAGGTCACTCCTTGGAGTACGATGCCCCCATCAAGATGAAAGTCTGTTTCGTGGGCGACTTCGCGGTCGGCAAGACCAGTGTGGCGGAACGATTCGTCCATAATCGGTTCAGATCCGCGTATGTTCCCACGATAGGTACACAGATACTCAAGAAGCAGTTCACGCTGGGACATCCAAGTCGCAAGGGGACGATCCAGATAGACATGGTGATATGGGACATAATGGGTCAGAAGGGATTCAGGGAACTCCTCAATGAAGCTTACTTCCACGGCACGAGGGCCGTGTTGGCGGTCTGCGATGTCACTCGAGAGGAGACCCTCGACAATCTGACCTACTGGATCGACGCCGTCTACAACGTCACCGGACCAATACCCGTTCGAATCCTTGGCAACAAATGGGATCTCAAGAATCAGCTGGAGATGGACGAGGCTGACATCACTGCGATGGCTGAGAAGTACGATACGGGATACAGCCTGACCAGTGCCAGGACGGGAAAGGACGTGGAGACGGCCTTCTATGCCCTCGCCGAGAAGTACATCATCGAGAAGTTCGCGACCAGCAAGGACCATCAGGCTGAGGAATTCCCCATTACACCCGCAGGACAGTCTCGCGGGAAGTCCTTGGCGGAATGA